In the genome of Pseudomonas sp. HS6, one region contains:
- the dapE gene encoding succinyl-diaminopimelate desuccinylase — MTAHADLSPTLQLAIDLIRRPSVTPVDADCQKQMMQRLGDAGFTLEPMRIEDVDNFWAIHGKHDGPVLCFAGHTDVVPTGPVTAWQIDPFNAVIDEHGMLCGRGAADMKGSLASMTVAAERFVADYPDHKGKVAFLITSDEEGPAHHGTKAVVERLAARNERLDWCIVGEPSSTTLVGDVVKNGRRGSLGAKLTVRGVQGHVAYPHLAKNPIHLAAPALAELAAEHWDHGNDFFPPTSFQISNVNSGTGATNVIAGDLVALFNFRFSTESTVEGLQKRVADILDKHGLDWHIDWALSGLPFLTEPGALLDAVSSSIKQITGRETKASTSGGTSDGRFIATMGTQVVELGPVNATIHQVNERVLAADLDVLTEIYYQTLIKLLA, encoded by the coding sequence ATGACGGCCCACGCCGACCTTTCGCCGACCCTCCAACTCGCCATCGACCTGATCCGCCGTCCGTCCGTGACGCCGGTCGACGCCGATTGCCAGAAGCAGATGATGCAGCGCCTGGGCGATGCCGGTTTCACCCTGGAGCCGATGCGCATCGAAGATGTGGATAACTTCTGGGCGATCCACGGCAAACACGACGGCCCAGTGCTGTGCTTCGCCGGTCATACCGACGTGGTGCCGACCGGTCCGGTGACGGCTTGGCAGATCGACCCGTTCAACGCGGTGATCGACGAGCACGGCATGCTCTGCGGCCGTGGCGCGGCGGACATGAAAGGCAGCCTGGCCTCGATGACCGTGGCGGCCGAGCGCTTCGTCGCCGACTACCCGGATCACAAGGGCAAGGTCGCGTTCCTGATCACCAGCGACGAAGAAGGCCCGGCGCATCACGGCACCAAGGCTGTGGTCGAGCGTCTGGCGGCACGTAACGAGCGTCTGGACTGGTGCATCGTCGGCGAGCCATCGAGCACCACGCTGGTGGGCGACGTGGTGAAGAACGGTCGTCGCGGCTCCCTCGGCGCCAAACTGACCGTACGCGGTGTGCAGGGCCACGTGGCCTATCCGCACCTGGCGAAGAACCCGATCCACCTCGCGGCGCCGGCTCTGGCCGAGCTGGCCGCCGAGCATTGGGATCACGGTAACGATTTCTTCCCACCGACCAGTTTCCAGATTTCCAACGTCAACTCCGGCACCGGCGCGACCAACGTGATTGCGGGCGATCTGGTGGCGTTGTTCAACTTCCGTTTCTCCACCGAATCGACGGTTGAAGGCCTGCAAAAGCGCGTCGCCGACATCCTCGACAAGCACGGTCTGGACTGGCACATCGACTGGGCGCTGTCCGGTCTGCCGTTCCTCACCGAGCCGGGCGCGTTGCTCGACGCGGTGTCGTCGAGCATCAAGCAGATCACCGGTCGCGAGACCAAGGCGTCCACCAGCGGTGGCACCTCCGATGGCCGCTTCATCGCGACCATGGGCACGCAAGTGGTTGAACTGGGCCCGGTCAACGCGACCATCCACCAGGTCAACGAGCGCGTGCTGGCGGCCGATCTCGACGTGCTGACCGAGATCTACTACCAGACCCTGATCAAGTTGCTCGCCTGA
- a CDS encoding putative RNA methyltransferase yields MLACPICSEPLNAVDNGVVCPAGHRFDRARQGYLNLLPVQHKNSRDPGDNQAMVEARRDFLNAGHYAPVAKRLAELAASYAPARWVDIGCGEGYYTAQIAEALPDADGYALDISKEAVKRACKRNPALTWLIASMARVPLASGSCQFLASVFSPLDWEEAKRLLSVGGGLMKVGPTSGHLMELRESLYDEVREYTDDKHLALVPEGMALAHSETLEFKLTLDKPEDRANLLAMTPHGWRASAERRAAVIEQAEPFVTTVSMRYDYFVLQ; encoded by the coding sequence ATGCTCGCGTGCCCGATCTGCAGTGAACCGCTGAACGCGGTGGACAACGGCGTGGTCTGCCCCGCCGGCCACCGCTTTGACCGCGCACGTCAGGGTTACCTGAACCTGCTGCCGGTGCAGCACAAGAACAGCCGCGACCCTGGCGACAATCAGGCAATGGTCGAGGCCCGCCGCGACTTCCTGAACGCCGGCCACTATGCACCGGTGGCCAAGCGTCTGGCGGAACTGGCGGCGAGTTATGCGCCGGCCCGTTGGGTCGATATCGGTTGTGGCGAGGGTTACTACACCGCGCAGATCGCCGAGGCCTTGCCGGACGCCGATGGCTATGCGCTGGACATCTCGAAGGAAGCGGTCAAACGCGCCTGCAAACGCAATCCGGCGCTGACCTGGTTGATCGCCAGCATGGCCCGTGTGCCATTGGCTTCCGGCAGTTGCCAGTTTCTGGCCAGCGTCTTCAGTCCACTGGATTGGGAAGAAGCCAAGCGCCTGCTCAGTGTTGGCGGCGGCCTGATGAAAGTCGGCCCGACAAGCGGCCATCTGATGGAACTGCGCGAGAGTCTGTACGACGAAGTGCGCGAGTACACCGACGACAAGCACCTGGCCCTGGTGCCGGAAGGCATGGCGCTGGCGCACAGTGAAACCCTCGAATTCAAGCTGACACTGGACAAGCCCGAGGATCGCGCCAACCTGTTGGCGATGACGCCTCACGGCTGGCGCGCCAGTGCCGAACGCCGCGCGGCGGTGATCGAACAGGCCGAGCCGTTCGTGACCACCGTGTCGATGCGCTACGATTATTTCGTTCTTCAATAA
- a CDS encoding cold shock domain-containing protein — translation MATRETGNVKWFNDAKGYGFIQREDGVDVFVHYRAIRGEGHRSLTEGQQVEYAVVEGQKGLQAEDVVGL, via the coding sequence ATGGCAACACGTGAAACCGGCAACGTGAAGTGGTTCAACGACGCCAAGGGCTACGGCTTCATTCAGCGCGAAGACGGGGTGGACGTGTTCGTGCACTACCGCGCGATCCGCGGTGAAGGCCACCGTTCGCTGACCGAGGGTCAGCAGGTTGAATACGCGGTGGTGGAAGGGCAGAAGGGGTTGCAGGCTGAAGACGTGGTCGGGTTGTAA
- the plsB gene encoding glycerol-3-phosphate 1-O-acyltransferase PlsB has protein sequence MTRSPFRRLVFGTLRRLLYLWVRSETINQSSFTLNLDRSRPVFYVLQNPSLTDLAVVDTECTKAGLPRPVLPVSVGNLLEPAAFFYLTPDPDWLGRQDKRGAPPTLTRLVSALSQNAAEDAQIIPVSVFWGQSPDSENSPWKLLFADSWAVTGRLRRLLSIMILGRKTRVQFSAPIHLRELIEHNKGHERTVRMAQRILRVHFRNLKAAVIGPDISHRRNLVKGLLNQPLVKQAILDEAERENISPEKAKAQALRYGNEIASDYTYTAIRFLEVVLSWFWNKIYDGIKVNHIEGVQKVAQGHEVIYVPCHRSHIDYLLLSYLLFRNGLTPPHIAAGINLNMPVIGSLLRRGGAFFMRRTFKGNPLYTSVFNEYLHTLFTKGFPVEYFVEGGRSRTGRMLQPKTGMLAITMRSFLRSSRMPIVFVPVYIGYERVLEGRTYLGELRGASKKKESIFDIFKVIGALKQRFGQVAVNFGEPIKLAEFLDSEQPDWRQQELGPQFKPAWLNETTNRLGEKVAQHLNEAAAINPVNLVALALLSTTRLALDDRAMARVLDLYLALLRKVPYSPHTTLPEGDGRALIEHVKDMDLLSEQNDALGKILYLDEQNAVLMTYYRNNVLHIFALPALLASFFQSASRMSREQILRYTRALYPYLQSELFIRWTLDELDAVIDQWLEAFVEQGLLRFEKDVYLRPAPSSRHFVLLTLLSKSIAQTLQRFYMTVSLLLNAGQNTISAEELEDLCTVMAQRLSILHGLNAPEFFDKSLFRHFIQTLLDLDVLRRDEAGKLSYHELLGELAEGAAKRVLPAEIRLSIRQVALHRSEDAADQPAVPVQSD, from the coding sequence ATGACCCGTTCCCCGTTCCGCCGTCTTGTGTTTGGCACCTTGCGCCGACTGTTGTATCTCTGGGTTCGCTCCGAGACGATCAACCAGTCGTCGTTCACCCTCAACCTCGACCGCAGTCGTCCGGTGTTCTACGTCCTGCAAAATCCATCGCTGACTGATCTGGCGGTGGTCGACACCGAGTGCACCAAGGCCGGCCTGCCGCGCCCGGTGCTGCCGGTGTCGGTCGGAAATCTGCTGGAGCCGGCGGCGTTCTTCTACCTGACGCCGGACCCGGACTGGCTCGGTCGCCAGGACAAGCGCGGCGCACCGCCGACCCTGACCCGACTGGTCAGCGCCCTGAGCCAGAACGCCGCCGAAGACGCGCAGATCATTCCGGTCAGCGTGTTCTGGGGCCAGTCACCGGACAGCGAAAACAGTCCGTGGAAATTGCTGTTCGCCGACAGCTGGGCCGTCACCGGGCGCCTGCGCCGCCTGCTGAGCATCATGATTCTGGGCCGCAAGACCCGGGTGCAATTCTCCGCACCGATCCATCTGCGCGAACTGATCGAACACAACAAGGGCCACGAGCGCACCGTGCGCATGGCCCAGCGAATCCTGCGGGTGCACTTCCGCAACCTCAAGGCTGCGGTGATCGGTCCGGACATTTCCCACCGCCGCAACCTGGTCAAAGGCCTGCTCAATCAGCCGCTGGTCAAGCAAGCGATCCTCGATGAAGCCGAGCGCGAAAACATCTCCCCGGAAAAAGCCAAGGCCCAGGCCCTGCGCTACGGCAACGAGATCGCCTCGGACTACACGTACACCGCGATCCGTTTTCTGGAAGTGGTGCTGAGCTGGTTCTGGAACAAGATCTACGACGGGATCAAGGTCAACCACATCGAAGGCGTGCAGAAGGTCGCGCAGGGTCACGAAGTGATCTACGTGCCGTGCCACCGCAGTCACATCGACTACCTGCTGCTGTCGTACTTGCTGTTCCGCAACGGCCTGACCCCGCCGCACATCGCCGCCGGTATCAACCTCAACATGCCGGTGATCGGCAGCCTGCTGCGTCGTGGCGGTGCGTTCTTCATGCGCCGCACGTTCAAGGGCAACCCGCTGTACACCTCGGTGTTCAACGAATACCTGCACACCCTGTTCACCAAAGGCTTCCCGGTCGAATACTTCGTCGAAGGTGGCCGCTCGCGTACCGGGCGCATGCTGCAACCGAAAACCGGGATGCTGGCGATCACCATGCGCAGCTTCCTGCGTTCGTCGCGGATGCCGATCGTGTTCGTGCCGGTGTACATCGGTTATGAGCGTGTACTTGAAGGTCGTACCTACCTCGGCGAACTGCGTGGCGCGAGCAAGAAGAAAGAATCGATCTTCGACATTTTCAAAGTCATCGGCGCGCTCAAGCAGCGCTTCGGCCAAGTGGCGGTGAACTTCGGCGAACCGATCAAACTCGCGGAATTCCTCGACAGCGAACAGCCAGACTGGCGCCAGCAGGAACTCGGCCCGCAGTTCAAACCGGCGTGGCTCAACGAAACCACCAACCGCCTCGGCGAGAAAGTCGCGCAGCATCTGAACGAAGCGGCGGCGATCAACCCGGTCAACCTGGTGGCGCTGGCGCTGCTGTCGACCACCCGACTGGCGCTGGACGATCGGGCCATGGCGCGGGTGCTGGATCTGTACCTGGCGCTGCTGCGCAAGGTGCCGTACTCGCCGCACACCACGTTACCGGAAGGCGATGGCCGTGCGCTGATCGAGCACGTGAAGGACATGGACCTGTTGTCCGAGCAGAACGATGCACTCGGCAAGATTCTCTATCTGGACGAGCAGAACGCCGTCCTGATGACCTACTACCGCAACAACGTGCTGCACATCTTCGCGTTGCCGGCGCTGCTGGCGAGTTTTTTCCAGAGCGCCTCGCGCATGAGCCGCGAACAGATCCTGCGCTACACCCGCGCACTGTATCCGTACCTGCAATCGGAGCTGTTCATCCGCTGGACACTGGACGAACTGGATGCGGTGATCGATCAGTGGCTGGAAGCCTTCGTCGAACAAGGCTTGCTGCGTTTCGAGAAAGACGTGTACCTGCGTCCGGCACCGAGCTCGCGGCATTTCGTGCTGCTGACCCTGCTGTCGAAGAGCATCGCCCAGACGTTGCAACGCTTCTACATGACCGTGTCGTTACTGCTCAACGCTGGCCAGAACACCATCAGCGCCGAAGAACTGGAAGACCTGTGCACGGTCATGGCCCAGCGCCTGTCGATCCTGCATGGCCTGAATGCGCCGGAGTTCTTCGACAAAAGCCTGTTCCGCCACTTCATCCAGACCCTGCTCGACCTCGACGTGCTGCGTCGCGACGAAGCCGGCAAGTTGAGCTACCACGAACTGCTCGGCGAACTGGCCGAAGGCGCAGCCAAGCGGGTACTGCCGGCGGAGATTCGCTTGTCGATCCGTCAGGTGGCGTTGCATCGCAGTGAAGATGCAGCCGATCAGCCCGCCGTCCCTGTGCAAAGCGACTAG
- a CDS encoding YbaY family lipoprotein, with translation MKKLSLLAAATLLSACQSTSPAGKVSLDGEVFYLQRIALPPSATLSVSLQDVSLADAPAVVLDEQKGPVKGQVPLPFHLSYDPAQVKPGHRYSVSARIEVNGELMFITTENHAVQLDGKDPQPLKIRVDSAR, from the coding sequence ATGAAAAAACTATCCCTGCTGGCTGCTGCCACATTGCTCAGCGCCTGCCAATCAACTTCGCCCGCCGGCAAAGTCAGCCTCGACGGCGAAGTGTTCTACCTGCAACGCATCGCTCTGCCACCAAGCGCGACCTTGAGTGTGAGCCTGCAGGACGTTTCGCTGGCCGATGCTCCGGCCGTAGTCCTCGACGAACAGAAGGGCCCGGTCAAAGGCCAGGTGCCGCTGCCGTTCCACTTGAGCTACGATCCGGCCCAGGTCAAACCGGGCCACCGCTACTCGGTCAGCGCACGGATCGAAGTCAACGGCGAGCTGATGTTCATCACCACCGAAAACCATGCCGTGCAGCTTGATGGCAAGGATCCGCAGCCGCTGAAGATTCGCGTTGACTCGGCCCGTTAA
- a CDS encoding DUF4197 domain-containing protein — MLRPTLRFAGLCAGLMISASAMALSLSDLSQGDATGGLKDALTQGAQLAVKQLGTPGGFSNNPDVKIELPGKLGKVAGKMKAFGMGAQVDELETAMNKAAENAVTQAQPILVDAVKKMSVADAKGILSGGNDSATQYLDKSSREQIRAKFLPIVKQATDKVGVAQKYNAFAGQAATLGVVDAKSANVENYVTEQALNGLFEMIGKQEETIRKNPAAAATSLAKKVFGTL, encoded by the coding sequence ATGCTCCGCCCTACCCTACGCTTCGCCGGCCTGTGCGCGGGCTTGATGATCTCCGCCAGCGCTATGGCCCTGTCCCTCAGCGACCTGTCGCAAGGCGACGCCACCGGCGGCCTCAAGGACGCTCTGACCCAGGGCGCACAACTGGCCGTCAAACAACTTGGCACGCCGGGCGGCTTCAGCAATAACCCGGATGTGAAAATCGAACTGCCGGGCAAACTCGGCAAAGTCGCCGGCAAGATGAAAGCGTTCGGCATGGGGGCCCAGGTCGATGAACTGGAAACCGCCATGAACAAGGCGGCGGAAAACGCCGTGACCCAGGCCCAGCCGATCCTGGTCGATGCTGTGAAGAAAATGAGCGTGGCCGACGCCAAAGGCATCCTCAGCGGCGGCAACGACTCCGCGACGCAGTACCTGGACAAGTCCAGCCGCGAACAGATCCGTGCCAAATTCCTGCCTATCGTCAAACAGGCGACCGACAAAGTCGGCGTGGCGCAGAAATACAACGCCTTCGCCGGCCAGGCTGCGACGCTGGGCGTGGTCGATGCGAAAAGCGCCAACGTCGAAAACTACGTCACCGAACAAGCACTGAACGGTCTGTTCGAGATGATCGGCAAACAGGAAGAAACCATCCGCAAGAACCCGGCCGCTGCGGCGACGAGTCTGGCGAAGAAGGTGTTTGGTACGCTTTAA
- a CDS encoding efflux RND transporter permease subunit, translating into MRFNLSEWALRNRQIVLFLMLLLAIVGALSYTKLGQSEDPPFTFKAMVIQTRWPGATAQEVSRQVTERIEKKLMETGEYERIVSFSRPGESQVTFIARDSMHSVEIPDLWYQVRKKVSDIRQTLPPGIQGPFFNDEFGTTFGNIYALTGDGFDYAVLKDYADRIQIQLQRVKDVGKVDLLGLQDEKIWVELSNVKLATLGLPLAAVQQALEEQNAVSTAGFFETGSERLQLRVSGNFQTVDEIRNFPIRVGDRTFRISDVADVRRGFNDPPAPRMRFMGEDAIGLAVAMKDGGDILVLGEALEIEFARIQKNLPAGMQLRKVSDQPAAVKSGVGEFVQVLVEALAIVLLVSFFSLGVRTGMVVALTIPLVLAMTFACMYYLGIGLHKISLGALVLALGLLVDDAIIAVEMMAIKMEQGFDRVKAASYAWTSTAFPMLTGTLITAAGFLPIATAQSGTGEYTRSIFQVVTIALLASWVAAVVFVPYLGEKLLPDLAKIHAAKHGTGDGQPDPYATPFYQRVRRLVEWCVRRRKTVIVLTVGLFVASVMLFKYVPQQFFPASNRLELMVDLKLAEGASLANTTAEVKRLEAMLKDHAGIDNYVAYVGTGSPRFYLPLDQQLPAASFAQFVVLAKTIDERETLRTWLIDTLNEQFPALRSRVTRLENGPPVGYPVQFRVTGEHIEEVRALARKVAAKVRENPHVVNVHLDWEESSKVVYLNIDQDRARALGVSTANLAKFLQSSLTGSSVSQYREDNELIEILLRGTVHERTELSLLPSLAVPTDNGRSVALSQIATLEYGFEEGIIWHRNRLPTVTVRADIYGKEQPASLVNQIMPTLDPIRAELPDGYLLDVGGTVEDSERGQTSVNAGVPMFIVVVLTLLMVQLRSFSRTAMVFLTAPLGLIGVTLFLLVFRQPFGFVAMLGTIALSGMIMRNSVILVDQIEQDIAAGLKPWQAIIEATVRRFRPIVLTALAAVLAMIPLSRSVFFGPMAVAIMGGLIVATALTLLFLPALYAAWFRVRKEA; encoded by the coding sequence ATGCGCTTCAACCTTTCCGAATGGGCGCTGCGTAATCGCCAGATCGTACTGTTCCTGATGCTTCTGCTGGCCATCGTCGGCGCCTTGTCTTACACCAAACTCGGACAGAGTGAAGACCCGCCGTTCACTTTCAAGGCCATGGTCATCCAGACCCGCTGGCCAGGCGCCACAGCGCAGGAAGTCTCGCGTCAGGTCACCGAGCGTATCGAAAAGAAACTGATGGAAACCGGCGAGTACGAACGCATTGTTTCGTTCTCCCGCCCCGGTGAGTCTCAGGTCACGTTCATTGCCCGCGACTCGATGCATTCGGTGGAGATCCCGGACCTCTGGTATCAGGTGCGCAAGAAGGTCAGCGATATCCGCCAGACCCTGCCGCCGGGGATTCAGGGGCCATTCTTCAACGATGAATTCGGCACCACGTTCGGCAATATCTATGCGCTGACCGGCGACGGTTTCGACTACGCCGTGCTCAAGGATTACGCCGACCGCATCCAGATCCAGTTGCAACGGGTCAAGGACGTGGGCAAGGTCGATCTGCTCGGGCTGCAGGACGAGAAGATCTGGGTCGAGCTGTCCAACGTCAAGCTCGCCACCCTCGGCCTGCCATTGGCGGCGGTTCAGCAGGCGCTGGAAGAACAAAACGCGGTGTCCACCGCCGGGTTCTTCGAAACCGGCAGCGAGCGATTGCAGCTACGGGTCTCGGGGAATTTTCAGACAGTCGACGAGATCAGGAACTTCCCGATCCGGGTCGGTGATCGTACGTTCCGTATCTCCGATGTCGCTGATGTGCGGCGCGGTTTCAACGATCCTCCGGCGCCGCGCATGCGTTTCATGGGCGAAGACGCGATCGGACTTGCGGTGGCGATGAAGGACGGCGGCGACATTCTGGTGCTGGGCGAGGCGCTGGAAATCGAATTCGCCCGGATCCAGAAAAACCTGCCGGCCGGCATGCAGTTGCGCAAGGTGTCCGATCAACCGGCGGCGGTGAAAAGTGGCGTCGGCGAGTTCGTCCAGGTGCTGGTTGAAGCGCTGGCCATCGTGTTGCTGGTGAGCTTCTTCTCCCTCGGTGTGCGCACCGGCATGGTGGTAGCGCTGACCATTCCGCTGGTGCTGGCGATGACCTTCGCCTGCATGTATTACCTCGGTATCGGCTTGCACAAGATTTCTCTCGGTGCGCTGGTACTGGCGCTGGGCTTGCTGGTGGACGACGCGATCATTGCCGTGGAAATGATGGCGATCAAAATGGAGCAGGGCTTCGACCGGGTCAAAGCCGCCAGTTATGCCTGGACCAGCACCGCATTCCCGATGCTCACCGGTACGTTGATCACCGCCGCAGGCTTCTTGCCGATTGCCACCGCCCAGTCCGGCACCGGTGAATACACCCGCTCGATTTTCCAGGTTGTCACCATTGCGTTGCTCGCTTCGTGGGTGGCGGCGGTGGTGTTTGTGCCGTATCTCGGGGAAAAACTCCTGCCGGATCTGGCGAAAATTCACGCAGCCAAACACGGCACTGGCGATGGTCAACCGGACCCCTATGCCACGCCGTTTTACCAGCGGGTTCGACGTCTGGTGGAGTGGTGCGTGCGTCGACGCAAGACGGTAATCGTGCTGACGGTGGGGCTGTTTGTCGCGTCGGTGATGCTGTTCAAGTACGTCCCGCAGCAGTTCTTCCCGGCCTCCAACCGGCTGGAACTGATGGTTGATCTGAAATTGGCCGAAGGCGCTTCGCTGGCCAACACCACCGCCGAGGTCAAGCGACTGGAGGCGATGCTCAAGGATCACGCCGGCATCGACAATTACGTCGCCTATGTCGGTACCGGGTCGCCGCGTTTCTACCTGCCGCTGGATCAACAACTGCCGGCGGCCAGCTTCGCCCAGTTCGTTGTGTTGGCGAAAACCATCGATGAGCGTGAGACGCTGCGTACGTGGCTGATCGATACCTTGAACGAACAATTCCCGGCCCTGCGCTCGCGGGTCACGCGACTGGAAAACGGCCCGCCGGTCGGCTATCCGGTGCAGTTCCGCGTCACCGGCGAACACATCGAAGAAGTCCGTGCGCTGGCACGCAAGGTCGCGGCCAAGGTTCGCGAGAATCCGCATGTGGTCAACGTGCATCTGGACTGGGAAGAGTCAAGCAAGGTTGTGTACCTGAACATCGATCAGGATCGCGCCCGGGCGCTGGGTGTGAGCACGGCGAATCTGGCGAAATTCCTCCAGAGTTCGCTGACTGGTTCCAGCGTCAGCCAGTACCGCGAAGACAACGAATTGATCGAGATCCTCCTGCGCGGCACGGTACATGAGCGCACCGAGCTGTCGCTGCTGCCGAGTCTCGCGGTGCCGACCGACAACGGCCGCAGCGTTGCGCTGTCGCAGATTGCCACGCTGGAATATGGCTTCGAGGAAGGCATCATCTGGCATCGCAATCGGCTGCCGACCGTGACCGTGCGTGCGGACATCTATGGCAAGGAGCAGCCGGCCTCGCTGGTTAATCAGATCATGCCGACGCTCGATCCGATTCGCGCTGAATTGCCAGACGGCTATCTGCTGGATGTTGGCGGCACTGTTGAGGACTCCGAGCGCGGGCAGACGTCGGTGAATGCCGGTGTGCCGATGTTCATTGTCGTGGTGCTGACGTTGCTGATGGTGCAGCTGCGCAGTTTCTCGCGCACGGCGATGGTGTTTCTGACGGCGCCGCTGGGGTTGATCGGGGTGACGCTGTTTCTGTTGGTGTTCCGCCAGCCGTTCGGGTTTGTGGCGATGCTCGGGACGATTGCGTTGTCGGGGATGATCATGCGCAACTCGGTGATTCTGGTGGATCAGATCGAGCAGGATATTGCGGCGGGGCTCAAGCCCTGGCAGGCGATTATAGAGGCGACGGTGCGGCGGTTCCGGCCGATTGTGTTGACGGCTTTGGCGGCGGTGCTGGCGATGATTCCGTTGTCGCGCAGTGTGTTTTTCGGGCCGATGGCGGTGGCGATCATGGGGGGGTTGATTGTTGCGACTGCTCTGACGCTTTTGTTTTTGCCGGCGTTGTATGCGGCTTGGTTCAGGGTTCGCAAGGAGGCTTGA
- a CDS encoding efflux RND transporter periplasmic adaptor subunit codes for MFRHALSFAVPVSLAFLLSACGKEEVTQVSVRPAMVVQPEPSAQAMESYPGEVRARYEPDLAFRIGGKVSRRLVEEGQRVKADQPLAELDPQDVRLQLEATRAQVTAAEANLNLVRAERDRYKTLMERQMVSRSAYDNAENLYRSGEARLKQIKAEFNVSTNQASYAVLRAPQDGVVAKRSVEVGQVVAAGQTVFTLATDGEREVLISLPEQSFGRFKVGQPVSVELWTQQNQRFAGQIRELSPAADPKSRTFAARISFTAGKVPAELGQSARVFVQTADVIPLSVPLSALTAENGATYVWVVSANNTLKKTPVRIGPFGEKTVPVLEGLNASDWVVAAGVHVLLEGQQVRPVDRSNRVVNLADKE; via the coding sequence ATGTTCCGCCATGCGTTGTCCTTTGCGGTGCCAGTCAGTCTGGCGTTCTTATTGTCGGCATGTGGCAAGGAAGAGGTGACGCAAGTCAGCGTGCGACCGGCCATGGTGGTGCAGCCGGAGCCTTCGGCGCAGGCGATGGAAAGTTATCCGGGCGAGGTTCGCGCCCGGTATGAACCGGATCTGGCGTTCCGAATCGGCGGCAAAGTCAGCCGACGACTGGTCGAGGAAGGCCAGCGCGTGAAGGCCGATCAACCCTTGGCCGAACTCGATCCGCAGGACGTGCGCCTGCAACTGGAGGCGACCCGCGCCCAGGTCACCGCCGCCGAAGCCAATCTCAATCTGGTGCGCGCCGAGCGTGACCGCTACAAGACCCTGATGGAACGGCAGATGGTCAGCCGCTCGGCGTACGACAATGCCGAAAATCTCTATCGCTCCGGCGAAGCCCGCCTCAAGCAGATCAAAGCCGAATTCAACGTTTCGACCAATCAGGCCAGTTACGCCGTGCTGCGTGCACCTCAGGATGGCGTGGTCGCCAAGCGTTCGGTAGAAGTCGGGCAAGTGGTCGCCGCCGGGCAAACCGTTTTCACCCTTGCTACCGATGGCGAGCGCGAAGTGCTGATCAGCCTGCCGGAGCAGAGCTTCGGCCGGTTCAAGGTTGGCCAGCCCGTCTCTGTGGAGCTGTGGACTCAACAGAACCAGCGCTTCGCCGGGCAGATCCGCGAGCTGTCGCCGGCCGCCGATCCGAAATCCCGTACCTTCGCCGCGCGCATTTCATTCACCGCCGGCAAAGTCCCGGCAGAACTCGGCCAGAGCGCCCGGGTCTTCGTGCAGACCGCCGATGTCATCCCGCTGTCGGTGCCGCTCTCGGCCCTGACCGCCGAAAACGGCGCGACCTATGTCTGGGTCGTCAGCGCCAACAACACCTTGAAAAAGACGCCCGTGCGCATCGGCCCGTTCGGTGAGAAAACCGTGCCGGTGCTCGAAGGCCTCAACGCCAGCGACTGGGTAGTGGCCGCCGGTGTGCATGTGCTGCTGGAAGGCCAGCAGGTGCGTCCCGTGGATCGCTCCAACCGTGTAGTCAATCTGGCGGACAAGGAGTAA
- a CDS encoding TetR/AcrR family transcriptional regulator produces MSNNLAVPNGPGRPKDPAKRQAILEAAKTLFLSHGYANTSMDAVAAEAGVSKLTVYSHFNDKETLFSAAVVAKCEEQLPPLFFELPDGIAVENVLLNIARGFHHLINSDESVNLHRLIMALGSQDPKLSLIFFEAGPQRMVQGMERLLQRIRETGVLSIDNPHNAAEHFFCLIKGAGNFRLLYGCGEPPTGEAAESHVQEVVGLFMRAYRP; encoded by the coding sequence ATGTCGAACAATCTTGCAGTTCCAAACGGACCCGGCCGCCCGAAGGATCCGGCCAAACGCCAGGCGATTCTCGAAGCGGCGAAAACCCTGTTCCTGAGTCACGGCTACGCGAACACCAGCATGGACGCGGTGGCCGCCGAGGCTGGCGTGTCGAAGCTGACGGTCTATAGCCATTTCAATGATAAAGAAACGCTGTTTTCCGCCGCCGTGGTGGCCAAATGCGAGGAACAATTGCCGCCGCTGTTCTTCGAATTGCCGGACGGCATCGCGGTGGAAAATGTGTTGCTGAACATTGCCAGGGGCTTTCATCACCTGATCAATAGCGATGAGTCGGTGAACCTGCATCGCCTGATCATGGCGCTGGGCAGTCAGGATCCAAAGCTGTCGCTGATCTTCTTCGAGGCCGGTCCTCAACGCATGGTGCAAGGGATGGAGCGCTTGCTGCAGCGGATTCGCGAAACCGGCGTGCTGAGCATCGACAACCCGCACAACGCCGCCGAGCACTTCTTTTGCCTGATCAAGGGTGCGGGGAATTTCCGGTTGCTATACGGCTGCGGTGAGCCGCCGACCGGCGAGGCGGCGGAAAGCCATGTACAGGAAGTGGTCGGGCTGTTCATGCGGGCCTATCGACCTTAG